A region from the Spirochaetaceae bacterium genome encodes:
- the ispE gene encoding 4-(cytidine 5'-diphospho)-2-C-methyl-D-erythritol kinase — protein MTYQLTPPAKINLHLEVLNKRSDGYHNLRSIFLKIALRDWLSITIHNRPTAKPTYQLISKTKFPLNNDLLYKAYRLYQNLSGLNFNLKVKLTKYIPMQAGLGGGSSDAASLLLCLNKHFNQVDDYTLLQQSAQLGADVPFFMQPANACLVEGLGEIVTPLNKPVEPLYVVIAKPALGMATGPSFGLLGRTQDYKAKMSKELLTEAWQNQNFSPLFNSFDILSNSYPYINNYKQIFNGYGSLYTALSGSGSSVLALFNKKEQAKAAHSVIRPLAHISYLGLCLN, from the coding sequence ATGACTTATCAACTTACCCCACCTGCCAAAATTAATCTGCACCTAGAGGTACTCAACAAACGGTCAGATGGTTACCATAACCTACGCTCCATCTTTCTTAAAATTGCTTTAAGAGATTGGCTTAGCATTACCATTCATAATAGGCCTACCGCCAAACCAACCTATCAATTAATAAGCAAAACAAAATTTCCTTTAAATAATGATTTACTTTATAAAGCCTACCGGCTTTACCAAAACTTAAGCGGCTTAAATTTTAACCTTAAGGTAAAACTTACCAAATATATTCCTATGCAAGCTGGACTGGGCGGTGGTAGCAGCGATGCAGCCAGTTTACTGCTTTGCTTAAATAAACACTTTAACCAAGTTGATGACTATACTTTATTGCAGCAATCTGCTCAGTTAGGGGCCGATGTGCCCTTTTTTATGCAACCGGCCAATGCTTGTTTAGTAGAAGGTTTGGGTGAGATAGTTACCCCGTTAAATAAGCCGGTAGAGCCGCTTTATGTAGTTATAGCCAAACCCGCTTTAGGTATGGCCACCGGCCCTAGCTTTGGGCTATTAGGAAGAACACAAGATTATAAAGCCAAAATGAGCAAAGAGTTATTAACTGAAGCATGGCAAAACCAAAATTTTAGCCCGCTTTTTAATAGCTTTGATATATTAAGCAACAGCTATCCTTACATTAATAACTATAAACAAATATTTAATGGTTACGGCTCGTTATATACAGCTCTTTCGGGCAGCGGCAGTAGTGTGCTTGCTCTTTTTAATAAAAAAGAGCAAGCAAAGGCAGCTCATTCAGTTATTCGCCCACTGGCTCATATTAGTTACTTAGGCTTATGCTTAAATTAA
- a CDS encoding M3 family oligoendopeptidase encodes MKFAQMPYTRPNFAEVNAQLSVILKKFTQATTKEECFAAYKEYDEYSKQIYSLFQIAYIRNTLDTTDSFYDSEKNYIDEVGPKLQAVQQDFTKAMLASPFRAAMEAEWGTLMFVNAEMQLKTFSPEIIEGLQEENRLVSEYDKLIASAQIDFDGKKLTLAQLRPYSENPDRAIRKASLAAQSAWFMERAEKFDKIFDDLVKVRTGIAKKLGYKNFTQLGYYRMQRNCYDETTVAKFREGVVKYIVPLAQRLKTEQAARIGLDSLKIYDDPFEYPDGNAKPMGTPDDIFKHGQKMYHELSSETAEFIDFMLTNDLFDVLTRPGKAAGGYCAGIPLYKSPFIFANFNGTSGDIDVLTHEAGHAFADYLARDIYPSALKEYSMETAEVHSMSMEFFTWPWMEGFFGEQTSKYYHSHLSSALTFIPYGTMVDEFQHHIYERPEMSPKERNELWLKLEAKYRPYLNLDEVTFYTEGRRWQNQLHIYGMPFYYIDYCLAQIMALSFWAENQQDNKAAWAKYRRFVGFAGTKTFVDLIKDAGLPTPFEPDNLKLVAEAAVKWLDKK; translated from the coding sequence ATGAAATTTGCCCAAATGCCTTATACAAGGCCCAACTTTGCCGAAGTTAATGCGCAGCTTTCTGTCATTTTAAAAAAATTTACGCAGGCTACCACTAAAGAAGAATGTTTTGCTGCTTATAAAGAATACGATGAATATTCCAAGCAAATTTACTCTCTGTTTCAAATTGCTTACATTAGGAATACTCTGGATACTACCGATAGCTTTTACGATAGCGAAAAAAATTATATCGATGAAGTAGGGCCAAAACTTCAGGCTGTACAACAAGATTTTACCAAGGCTATGCTGGCTTCGCCCTTTCGTGCAGCGATGGAAGCTGAATGGGGAACTTTGATGTTTGTAAACGCCGAAATGCAGCTTAAAACTTTTAGCCCCGAAATTATTGAGGGGTTGCAGGAGGAAAACAGGCTGGTAAGTGAATACGATAAACTTATTGCCTCTGCCCAAATCGATTTTGACGGTAAAAAACTTACACTGGCTCAGCTTAGGCCTTACAGTGAAAACCCCGACAGGGCTATACGTAAGGCTTCGCTTGCGGCGCAATCGGCTTGGTTTATGGAACGTGCCGAAAAATTTGACAAAATTTTTGATGATTTAGTTAAGGTGCGCACCGGTATAGCTAAAAAGCTTGGTTATAAAAATTTTACGCAGCTGGGTTACTACCGTATGCAACGCAACTGCTACGATGAAACTACGGTGGCTAAATTTCGTGAGGGTGTCGTTAAGTATATTGTACCGTTGGCGCAGCGGTTAAAGACTGAGCAGGCCGCGCGCATTGGTCTTGATAGCCTAAAGATTTATGACGACCCCTTTGAATATCCCGATGGTAACGCTAAACCGATGGGCACACCCGATGACATCTTTAAGCATGGCCAAAAGATGTACCATGAGCTTTCGTCCGAAACTGCCGAGTTTATCGATTTTATGTTGACAAACGATTTATTTGATGTCCTGACGCGGCCCGGTAAAGCTGCCGGTGGTTATTGCGCCGGTATTCCTCTTTATAAATCGCCCTTTATTTTTGCCAACTTTAATGGCACTTCGGGTGATATTGATGTGCTTACTCACGAGGCCGGTCATGCCTTTGCCGATTATTTAGCGCGCGATATTTACCCTTCGGCCCTAAAAGAATACTCGATGGAGACGGCAGAGGTTCACTCGATGAGTATGGAGTTTTTTACTTGGCCGTGGATGGAAGGATTCTTTGGCGAGCAAACCTCAAAATATTATCATAGTCACTTAAGTAGCGCTCTAACTTTTATTCCTTACGGCACAATGGTTGACGAATTTCAGCACCATATTTACGAAAGGCCTGAAATGAGCCCGAAAGAACGTAATGAACTGTGGCTAAAGTTAGAGGCCAAGTATCGCCCTTACCTTAACCTTGATGAAGTAACATTTTACACAGAGGGGCGCCGCTGGCAGAACCAGCTGCACATTTATGGTATGCCCTTTTATTATATCGATTACTGCCTAGCGCAAATTATGGCGTTATCGTTTTGGGCCGAAAACCAGCAAGATAATAAAGCAGCTTGGGCTAAATACAGGCGTTTTGTGGGCTTTGCCGGCACCAAAACTTTTGTCGATTTAATTAAAGATGCCGGTTTACCAACTCCCTTTGAGCCTGATAACTTAAAGCTGGTGGCAGAAGCTGCTGTAAAATGGCTGGATAAAAAATAG
- a CDS encoding DNA recombination protein RmuC, translated as MFLLLIIILAVLALTVLLLPLKIWQSYKAIKFSKAELIQSNAELTQLKADYTVQFTKIAVSEAKEKALLADNLALKAELKELALTLKTEATSMASYKLHSEIELAKVKTREAELIKKEQQIKEQFENLARQVLEDSANKLSEHNKARLSEVISPFKEKLNEFHKKVDDVYVKEGQERVSLKKEIELLAERHKELGSQAENLAKALKGDNKQQGNWGEMQLQRILEVSGLDKNVDYILQADVKNEDNKTQRPDVIIKLPEDKHIVIDSKVNLLYYEQYINSNSERDQADYLNQFIKSVKEQINNLSSKDYHASYKLDGYKLDSPEFTIMFMPIESAYSLAISKDYSLHDFAWSKKIVLVSSLNLFALLKTISYGIANYKKTKESEKIAELGIKLYDKFAGFAEEMVKIEVSLTKAQDAYKEAFKKLTENPKNMVYQVEKLRKTYRLPVKKNLPATFTQQDDNGEEDEAAIAAPVILNLFED; from the coding sequence ATGTTTTTATTACTAATTATTATTTTAGCAGTTTTAGCCTTAACGGTTTTGTTGTTGCCCTTAAAGATATGGCAAAGCTATAAGGCTATTAAATTTTCTAAAGCTGAACTAATCCAAAGCAACGCAGAACTTACCCAGTTAAAGGCCGATTATACGGTACAGTTCACTAAAATAGCCGTAAGTGAGGCCAAAGAAAAAGCTTTGTTGGCCGATAATTTGGCTTTAAAGGCCGAGCTTAAAGAGCTGGCCTTAACTTTAAAAACCGAAGCCACTAGTATGGCCAGCTATAAACTACACAGTGAGATAGAATTAGCTAAGGTGAAAACGCGCGAAGCCGAACTCATTAAAAAAGAACAGCAAATTAAAGAACAATTTGAAAATTTAGCCCGTCAAGTATTAGAAGATAGCGCCAATAAACTGAGCGAACATAATAAGGCAAGGTTAAGCGAAGTTATTAGCCCCTTTAAGGAAAAACTTAATGAATTTCATAAGAAAGTTGATGACGTTTATGTTAAAGAGGGGCAAGAGCGGGTTTCTTTAAAAAAAGAGATAGAGTTGCTGGCCGAACGCCACAAAGAATTAGGCAGCCAAGCCGAAAATTTGGCCAAAGCCTTAAAAGGCGATAATAAGCAGCAAGGTAACTGGGGTGAAATGCAGCTGCAAAGAATACTCGAGGTAAGCGGCTTAGATAAAAATGTTGATTATATTTTGCAGGCCGATGTCAAAAACGAGGATAATAAAACCCAGCGTCCCGATGTCATTATTAAATTGCCGGAAGATAAACATATTGTGATAGACTCTAAAGTAAATTTGCTTTATTATGAACAATATATTAACAGTAACAGTGAGCGCGACCAAGCCGATTATTTAAACCAGTTTATTAAATCGGTAAAAGAGCAAATAAATAATTTAAGCAGCAAAGATTACCACGCCAGTTACAAATTAGATGGCTATAAATTGGATAGTCCCGAGTTTACCATTATGTTTATGCCCATAGAAAGCGCTTATAGTTTAGCTATTAGTAAAGATTACAGTTTGCACGACTTTGCATGGAGTAAAAAAATTGTGTTAGTTAGTTCGCTAAATTTATTTGCTTTACTTAAAACCATTTCTTACGGGATTGCTAACTATAAAAAAACTAAAGAGAGCGAAAAAATTGCCGAATTGGGCATTAAGCTGTACGATAAATTCGCCGGCTTTGCCGAAGAAATGGTTAAAATTGAAGTTAGTTTAACTAAAGCGCAAGATGCTTATAAAGAGGCGTTTAAAAAATTAACGGAAAACCCCAAAAATATGGTTTATCAAGTAGAAAAGCTGAGAAAAACCTATCGTTTACCGGTTAAAAAAAATTTACCGGCGACTTTTACTCAGCAAGATGATAACGGTGAAGAGGACGAAGCCGCTATTGCTGCCCCCGTTATCCTTAATTTGTTTGAAGATTAA
- a CDS encoding NirD/YgiW/YdeI family stress tolerance protein, whose translation MKKLFLLGLALLLSGVLSAQGFTGPAVRTVMQVTTVQVAQGMAHKSRITLVGNVVQQIDRQHYIFRDSSGEMTVKISDKYWGRLTVGSNDLVEISGEVDRKRDGRLEIKVHVIRRA comes from the coding sequence ATGAAAAAACTATTCTTATTGGGCTTAGCGCTATTGCTAAGCGGTGTTTTAAGTGCTCAGGGCTTTACCGGTCCTGCGGTAAGAACGGTTATGCAGGTAACTACCGTTCAGGTAGCGCAAGGTATGGCGCATAAAAGCCGCATTACTTTGGTTGGTAATGTTGTGCAGCAGATAGACCGCCAGCACTATATTTTCCGCGATTCGTCAGGCGAAATGACGGTAAAAATTAGCGATAAATATTGGGGCCGTTTAACTGTAGGCAGTAACGATTTGGTAGAAATTAGCGGCGAGGTAGACCGTAAACGCGATGGCCGCCTCGAAATTAAGGTGCATGTTATTAGAAGGGCCTAG
- a CDS encoding GAF domain-containing protein, giving the protein MSNLKLQQAIALLDGEPALTIAGLANVSSFIYHNFDNLNWAGFYLWTGEKLVLGPFNGQVACTVIAYGKGVCGGALAQKQTLVVPNVHDFEGHIACDSRSQSEIVVPLFLNDQPLGVLDIDSPILNRFSSEDKAFFEELAQNLVTICGKNMLKLVQN; this is encoded by the coding sequence ATGAGTAATCTAAAATTACAGCAAGCCATTGCTTTGTTAGATGGTGAGCCGGCCTTAACTATCGCCGGCTTAGCCAATGTAAGCAGTTTTATTTATCATAACTTTGATAATTTAAATTGGGCCGGTTTTTATTTATGGACCGGCGAAAAATTGGTGCTCGGCCCTTTTAACGGGCAGGTAGCTTGCACCGTTATTGCTTATGGCAAAGGAGTTTGCGGCGGCGCTTTAGCCCAAAAGCAAACTTTGGTGGTACCTAACGTGCATGATTTTGAGGGCCACATTGCTTGTGATAGTCGCAGCCAAAGCGAAATTGTGGTGCCGCTTTTTTTAAACGACCAACCGCTTGGGGTGCTTGATATAGATAGCCCCATTTTAAACCGCTTTAGCAGCGAAGATAAAGCTTTTTTTGAAGAGTTGGCTCAAAATTTAGTAACTATTTGCGGCAAAAATATGCTTAAACTAGTGCAAAATTAA